The genome window ACGCTCATCGCCAGGTCCGTCGCGCGCAGCTCGAGCAGCAGCCCCTCCGCGCGCAGCGTTCCGAGCCCCAGCTGGGGCTCGGAGCGCGAGGCCACGGCGATCCTCGACCCGGGAGCGAGCCGCTCGATCAGCTCGCGGAGGAGCTGCATCGAGCCGGGCGAGCGCAGCGCCTCCGCCCGGTCGATCGCGAGCACGAAGCTTCGCGCAGGCTGTGCGACCGCACCAGGCAGCTTGGCGGCCACGTTCTTCTTCGTTATCCCCGCCGCGGCCAGAGCCTCCGCGATCGACCTCGCGAAGTGGCTTGGATCGTTGTCCGCTTCGGTGGCGAGCACCCACGCGAACGGGCGCCGCGAGCTTCGCCCCCATTCGCCGAGCAGCGTGGTCTTCCCATAACCGGCCGGCGCCACGAGCAATGAGAGCGGCACATCCGCGGCCCCCGCCAGACGTGCCACGAGGTTCGAGCGCGGAACCATCCCGCGGGATACCGGCGCTGGCGCGGGCGCGTGAGCCCGACGGCGAACCACCGGCCTCTCGACCGCAGCGACGCTCATCGCCTCGACTCCTGCATTTGGAGAGCATCCCCCCGTCCACGCCGCCGAGCCAAGGGCGCTCGCCCCCAGGTTCCGGTAGGCGGGCACTACCCGAGCCGAGGGCACATACGTAGCCGGGGCAATGCACGTGTCCGCACCCTTGCCGCGCGCGACCGGTTGGCGACAGCCTGTCCATCGAAGTGGCCCACATACACGCAGTACGTGCCAGGCGCAGGACCACCGCGTGGAGCAGCAGGACGGTGGCGCTGGTAGGCGCGTGCGCGGCCGCGTTGACCGCGACGGCCGTGGTGGTCTCCCTGGCATCGTCCATCAACCACCACCGCGGGCTTGTGGCCGTCTCCCACGCGCTGCTGATCGCGACTCCAGTGGCGGTTGGCCTCTACGCGCTGCGGCGGCAGCCGGAGAATCGCTTCGCCCGGCTGCTGATCGCCGCCGGATTCCTGTGGGCGCCGAGCCTGCTCGCGGCGTCTTCGAACTCCACCCTCTACAGCCTTGGCCGCGTGGCGGGCTGGATGGTCTCTCTCACTCTCGTGGGACTGGTGCTCGCGTTCCCAGCGGGACGGCTGGAAGACCGCGCGTCCCGGACGGTCGTGCTGGTGGCGGCGGCGCTGGTGGTGTTTCTGTACCTGCCCACCGTGCTTCTCAGCGCGCACTATCCGGAACCCAGCCCATGGAGCGGATGCCGGCACGCCTGCCCGCCGAACGCATTCGCCGTGACTCATCCGGAGCCACACGTGATGTCCGCGCTGATCGAGCCGGCCCGGGAGGTGCTGGCGGTTGCCGTCTTCCTGGCCGCGGCCGCGATCCTCGCCCTGCGGATCGGGCGCGCCTCCCGCCTGATGCGCCAGACGCTCACGCCCGTGCTCGTCACGGCGATATTCGCGCTCGGCACCGAGGCCGCATTCCTCGTGGCGAGGCGGGTGGACAAGTGGTCGGGCGTTACCGAGGCGGTGGGCTTCGTGTCCGTGCTGGCGGCGTCGGCCGTGGTGCTGGGGTTCCTGGTTGGGCTGCTCCGCTGGCGACTGCGCGCCACCACGGCGCTGCGCCGTCTTGCCGACGAGTTCGGTCATGCCCGCAGCCGCGCGGGAGTCCGCGCCCTCATCGCAAACACGATCGGCGACCCGTCGCTCGAGATCGCCTACTGGAGCGAGCATCCCGGCCGCTGGGTCGATGCCGCCGGCACGCCGGTCACGCTGCCGCGCGACGACCCCACCCGCGCGGTGACGGAGGTGGGCGCCCAGGGCGAGACGGTCGCCGCCCTGATTCACGACGCCGCGCTCGAGCCGGAGCCGGCGCTGCGCGAGGTGGCGAGCGGGTTCGCGCTGATGGCGCTCGAGAACCAGCGGCTCGACGCCGAGCTGCGAGCGTCGCTGCGCGAGCTGCGTGAGTCGCGCGCGCGCATCCTCACCGCCGTCGACGTCGAGCGCTCGCGCATAGAGCGCGACCTCCACGATGGGGCCCAGCAGCGGCTCGTGGCACTGCGCGTGGCCCTGCAGACGGCGGCCGACGTGGCGGAACGGGACACCCGGGCGGCCACCCAGCTGCTCGACGGGCTGGGGGACGACGTGGAGGCAACGCTCGACGAGCTGCGCTCCCTCGCGCGCGGCGTATACCCGCCACTGCTGGCCGACCACGGGATCGGCGAGGCCCTGCGCCTGGCCGCCCAGGCCGGCCCGCTGGACACGACCGTGAGGTCGCGCGGAGTGGGTCGCTACTCGCAGCAGGTGGAAGCGGCGGTGTACTTCTGCTGCCTCGAGGCGCTGCAGAACGCGGCGAAGCACTCCGGTGCCCGCCACGCGACCGTCACGCTGTCGGAGGACGAGGACCTTCGCTTCGAGGTGCGCGACGACGGGCTCGGCATCCGCGACCCCAGCGTCCGCGGCGCCGGCCTCGACAACATGCGCGACCGGATCGTGTCGCTGGGCGGCAGGCTCACGATCGAGTCGGCGTCCGGCCAGGGCACCCGCGTGATCGGCACCGTGCCGGTGGGCGTGGCCCAGCTCACGCCGGACGTGGAGATGCTCTTCCAGCGCACCACGGACGCACTGGACGACTGCTTCGCCCTGTACCGCGCCGTCCGCGACTCGAACGGCCAGGTGGTGGATTTCATCGTCGAGCATCTGAATGACGCCGCCTGTCGCGAGACCGGGCGGGCGCGCGAGCTGCAGGTGGGCCGGACTCTCGGCCGGCTCGAGCTCGGCTACCTCGCCTCGGAGGAGTTCGAGTGGCATTGCCAGGCGCTCGAGGCGGACGGCCCGAGCACGCTGGAGGACCTGGATTACGACACGAACGAGAACGGCCGCCGCCTGCGCAAGGCATACGAGGTCCGCGCCGCCCCGCTCGGCGGCGGACGCCTCGCCGTCACGTGGCGCGACATCACCGAGCGAAAGCGCAGGGAGCAGGAGCTGCTTCTGCAGTCCACCGCCCTCTCGAGCATGGCGGAGGGGGTGGCGCTGATCCGGTGCTCGGACGGCGTGATCGTGTACGCCAACCCCCGCTTCGCCGAGGTGTTCGGCTATGAGCCCGACGAGCTGCCCGGCCTGCACGCGGCCGATCTGCGCTGGAACACGGAGCTCGACCAGGGAAAGGTGTGGGTGACGGTGCAGCAGGACGTGATCACGCCCCGCCAGGACGGAGATGGGGCAGCGGGTGCCCGCCACCCCGCGAAACGCAGGACTACATCCTCGCGCTGACGGGCAACTGCTGCGATATTCGACCCCACGCGCGATGACCACCATGAACCTGGCGATCCCACAAGAAGCCGCGACCGGCGCAAGCCGAGCCGAGCGGGCGGACGTGGCGACGCTCGTGGTGGACGATCAGGCGCCGTTCCGCGAGGTGATGAAGCAGCTGCTGGCGGTCACCCCCGGGTTCAGGTTTGCCGGCGAGGTGAGCTCCGGCGAGGAGGCGGTCGAAGCGGTCGACAGCCTCTCGCCGCAGCTCGTCCTGATGGACGTGCGGATGCCCGGCATTGGCGGAATCGAGGCCGCGCGCACACTCGCGACGCTGCATCCCGAGGTGGTGGTGGTCCTGCTTTCGGTACATGGGCCCGAGGAGCTCTCACCCGAGCTCGTGGAGAGCTCCGGCGCCGCGGCGTTCGCGCGCAAGCAGCAGCTCCGCCCCAAGCTCCTCACGGAGCTGTGGGAGCGGCACGGCTGCCGTTGAGACTCGTCACCGCCGGCGGCGTTGCCCGGATCACGACCGTGTCCGCGATCCAGTCACCCACCCCGCGCCGGCGTTCGTTGAAGAGGATCGGCACGTAACCGGCGAAGAGCGGCAGCGCTGCCACGAGCAGCCCGATAACGCGAAGGAGCGCGCGCCTCGGCTTGAGCGCGCCCCCGTCCGCCCGGGTCACGCGAATCTGCATGAGCCTGTTACCGGGCGTCTGCCCGGTGGTCGACCAGAAGGTGGCGAAGTAGCCGATCACCCACGCGAAGAAGAGCACGCCGCCCACCGCCACGATCACCGAGTGCACCGTCTTCGAGACGGGAAAGATCGAGATCACGAGCGCGGCCGCGGCGGCCGTGACCGCCGCCACGGTGTTGATGATCGCGGCGTCCACCACGAAGGCGATGGTGCGTGTGACGAGCCCGACGTACTGCGGGCCGGTGGCCACCGGCGGCGGCGTGCGGTGCACGCGCCGCGCCACGTCCTGCGCGCGGTGCGGCTCGGGCCGGGTGGCTGTCATCAGGATGCGCCCTCAGCCTTCGGCGCCGGCGGCGGCTTGTTGCGCGCGGCGCGGCGCAGCAGCCGCCGCGCCGCCAGCTCCAGCCGGTCGTCGGCGCTCAGCGAGCGCGTCCGCACCACGCCCGCCACCTGATCGGCGAAGCCCACGCTCTGGCGCCCGATCGCCTCGGTCACCGCGGGGCTCTGCGCGATCTCGTCCACGAGCAGCCAGAGGTCCTCGCTCTCGAGCAGCCGCGCCACGGCCTCGTCCATCAGCGGGCCCTGCATCACGCGCGCCACCATGCGCTCCGCGGCAGCGCTCTCCAGCACGCGCTGCGCGATCCGGTCCATGGTCTCGCTCGCCAGCACGCGGTCCACCAGCCGCTCGATCTCGCCGCTCGCCACCACCGGATCCCCCACGCGCTCGATCACCTCGTAGCGCGGCACGTCACGGCCGATCTGCTCGAGCAGCGGGCCCGCGAGAACGCGATCCGCCACGTGGGCGACCAGCGCGGACTCGAGCACGCGGTCCGCCACCTCCATCGCCAGGCGCGAGGACACCACGGTGTCCACGGCGGCGATGGTCGCGCGGCTCGCCAGGTCTTCGCCGCGGCGGGCGGCGGAGCCGCCGAGAGCGAGCCCTCGTCCGAGGACGCTCGAGATGGGCTGCGTCACACGCATTTCGTGTCCTCGGAGCCATCCTCCCAGCGCGCGCGAGCCGTGGCTAGGGTGCGTGCACCCCCATCCGATGCAGGCACGCCCTCTTGCCAGCGCAGATGCGCGGTGGGAGTCTCGGCATCGCATGACGCTCGTGACCCCGCAGCCGGAGCACCCTCACGAGATCGAGTCGGTGGCGCATCTCAGTCCCGACGACCGCGTCGAGCGCGGACGCGCCGCCCGGCGCGAGACGTCCCGTTCCAGCCACGCCGAATGGAGCGCGCCAAGCGACCGGCGGGATCCGATCGAACTGCTCGAGCAGCAGGGCAAGACACGGCTGCCGGAGCTGCTGCCGATTCGGTACGGACGCATGGCGGCGTCGGCCTTCGCCTTCTACCGCGGCGGTGCCTACATCATGTCGGCAGACCTCGCGCACACGCCCACGTCCGGGCTGCGCGCGCAGCTCTGCGGCGATGCCCATCTGTCGAACTTTGGCGGCTTCGCGTCTCCCGAGCGCGAGCTGCTCTTCGATCTGAACGACTTCGACGAGACGCTGCCCGGGCCGTGGGAGTGGGACGTGAAACGGCTGGTGGCGAGCATCGCCGTCGCAGGCCGCGACCGCGGCTTCTCGGCAAAGCAGCGCCGCACCATCCTCGAGGGCACGGTGCGGGGGTACCGAGAGACGATGCAGGAGGTCGCACAGCTCGGCGAGCTCGCGATCTGGTACCTGCGCGTGGACGTGAGCATGTTGCAGCAGCGGCTCGGCGCCGAAGCCACGGCTCAGCAGGCGCGTCGCTTCGAGAAGCAGATCGCGAAGGCGCGGCGAAAGGACAGCACCCGCGCGTTCACCAAGCTTGCGTCCACCTCGGACGGAGATCCGAAGATCATCAGCGACCCGCCGCTCATCGTCCCCATACGGGAACTGGTGCCGCCAGACGAGGCCGCGGAGATCGCGAGCGGAATGGCGGGCCTGATCGACGCCTACCGCAAGAGCCTCCCGGACTACCGGAGGAAGCTGCTCGACCGCTACCGCTTCGCGGACATCGGGCGGAAGGTGGTGGGCGTGGGAAGCGTGGGCACGCGCGCGTGGGTGATTCTCATGATCGGGCGCGACTCGGGCGATCCCCTCTTCCTACAGGCGAAGGAGGCGCGGCCGTCCGTGCTCGAGCCCTTCGTCGGAAGGAGCGAATTCGGCAATCAGGGCAAGCGGGTGGTGGAGGGCCAGCGGCTGATGCAGGCCGCAAGCGACGTGTTCCTCGGCTGGCTCCGCGCCACCGGAATCGACGGCAAACGCCGCGACTTCTACCTGCGCCAGCTCTGGGACTGGAAGACCTCGGCAGACATCGAGACGATGCTCCCGTCCGGCATGGCGATGTACGGCCAGATCTGCGGCGCCACGCTCGCGCGCGCGCACGCCCGCTCCGGCGACTCGATCGCCATCGCCGCCTACCTCGGCCGCGGTGACAGCTTCGACCGCGCGCTGTGCGAGTTCGCCGAGGCGTACGCGGACCAGAACGAGCAGGACCACCGGCTGCTGCTCGAGGCGATCGAGAGCGGCCGTCTCGAGGCGGTGGCGGGCATCTAGACCGTCGTCCGCTCGCCCGGCCGGAGAACGCGCACCTCCACCTGAGGCGCCTCCCGTGCGGCGAGCTCGGCGAACCGTTGAGGCGGCGTCTCGCTCGCGCGCCCGGGGCCGACCGGCCGCGGCATCGCGAGCGTGCCCCAGTGGATCGGGATCGCCACGCGCGGGGAGATGATCGCCGCGGCCTGCGCTGCCCTGGCAGGGTCGAGATGCCCGGGGCCGAGCTTGGTGCCCCACCCCCACACCGGCAGAAGCGCGACGTCCACACCGCGCAGCTCAGCCATCTCGTCGAAGAGGTCGGTGTCTCCGGCGAAGTACACGCTCTTCGACCCGCGGACGACAAAGCCGAGCGGCTCGGCGGTGGGGCCGAGTGGATAGCGGTGGTCCTCGTGCCGGGCGCGCACGCCGAGCACCTCCAGCGCGCCGAGCGGAAGTGCCTCACCGGCACTCAGCTCGCGCGCATCCCGCACCCGGTGCCGGCGCAGCCATCCTGCCGCCCCGCGCGGGGCGACCACCGGTGCCGTGATGCGGCGCAAGGACGCAGGGTCGGCATGGTCGGCGTGCAGGTGCGAGAGCAGCACCGCGTCGACGTCCCGCGCGGCGTCCGGGCGCACCGGTGGCACCACCCGAACGAGCGGTCCGGTGCGCCGCCTGAGCAGCGGATCGGTGATCACGCGCACGCCGTCCAGCTCGATCAGCACGCTGGCATGGCCGAGCCACTCGATCTCGAGGGGCATTGCGCAAGCGTGCCACGAACACTGTGGTGCGGCCACCATTGCCGCGCGCCCGCCGGGGCAGGAAGCTCTCGCCATGGCCGAGCGGAGATCTCGCCCGATCGCCCGCATCATCGTGGTGTGGGTGGCCAGCGCCGCCACCCTTCTCGTGCTCAGCGCGCTGCTCTCCAGCGTGCAGGTGAAGAACGTGGCCGCCGCCTTCGGCGTGGCGGCGCTGATCGGTGTGGTGAACGCAGTGATCTGGCCACTCGTGATCAGGCTGGCGCTGCCGCTCACGGTCCTTACGCTCGGCATCGGGGCGATCCTCCTCAACGGCGCGATGATCGCCCTGGTGGACGCGCTGGCCCCCGGAATCGAAACCTCCGGGCTCGGCGCCGACATCGTGATCGCGCTCAGCATCACGATCGTCACCACCGCAGTCACGTCGCTGCTGGCCATCGACGACGACGCCGTCTGGTACCGCAACGTCATCAAGCGGCAGGCGAAGCGGATCGGCAAGCCGGAGCCCACGAACGTGCCCGGCCTCTTCTTCCTCGAGATCGACGGCCTCGCCCACGACGTGCTGATGCGCGCGATGCGCGACGGCAACGCGCCGAACATGGCGCGCTGGGTGCGCGACGGAACACACGCGATGGTCCGCTGGGAGACGGATTGGTCATCCCAGACCGGCGCGTGCCAGGCGGGACTCCTGCACGGCGACAACTTCGACATGCCCGCCTTCCGCTGGTGGGAGAAGGACCGC of Thermoleophilaceae bacterium contains these proteins:
- a CDS encoding response regulator transcription factor: MTTMNLAIPQEAATGASRAERADVATLVVDDQAPFREVMKQLLAVTPGFRFAGEVSSGEEAVEAVDSLSPQLVLMDVRMPGIGGIEAARTLATLHPEVVVVLLSVHGPEELSPELVESSGAAAFARKQQLRPKLLTELWERHGCR
- a CDS encoding MBL fold metallo-hydrolase, with translation MPLEIEWLGHASVLIELDGVRVITDPLLRRRTGPLVRVVPPVRPDAARDVDAVLLSHLHADHADPASLRRITAPVVAPRGAAGWLRRHRVRDARELSAGEALPLGALEVLGVRARHEDHRYPLGPTAEPLGFVVRGSKSVYFAGDTDLFDEMAELRGVDVALLPVWGWGTKLGPGHLDPARAAQAAAIISPRVAIPIHWGTLAMPRPVGPGRASETPPQRFAELAAREAPQVEVRVLRPGERTTV
- a CDS encoding histidine kinase, with amino-acid sequence MALVGACAAALTATAVVVSLASSINHHRGLVAVSHALLIATPVAVGLYALRRQPENRFARLLIAAGFLWAPSLLAASSNSTLYSLGRVAGWMVSLTLVGLVLAFPAGRLEDRASRTVVLVAAALVVFLYLPTVLLSAHYPEPSPWSGCRHACPPNAFAVTHPEPHVMSALIEPAREVLAVAVFLAAAAILALRIGRASRLMRQTLTPVLVTAIFALGTEAAFLVARRVDKWSGVTEAVGFVSVLAASAVVLGFLVGLLRWRLRATTALRRLADEFGHARSRAGVRALIANTIGDPSLEIAYWSEHPGRWVDAAGTPVTLPRDDPTRAVTEVGAQGETVAALIHDAALEPEPALREVASGFALMALENQRLDAELRASLRELRESRARILTAVDVERSRIERDLHDGAQQRLVALRVALQTAADVAERDTRAATQLLDGLGDDVEATLDELRSLARGVYPPLLADHGIGEALRLAAQAGPLDTTVRSRGVGRYSQQVEAAVYFCCLEALQNAAKHSGARHATVTLSEDEDLRFEVRDDGLGIRDPSVRGAGLDNMRDRIVSLGGRLTIESASGQGTRVIGTVPVGVAQLTPDVEMLFQRTTDALDDCFALYRAVRDSNGQVVDFIVEHLNDAACRETGRARELQVGRTLGRLELGYLASEEFEWHCQALEADGPSTLEDLDYDTNENGRRLRKAYEVRAAPLGGGRLAVTWRDITERKRREQELLLQSTALSSMAEGVALIRCSDGVIVYANPRFAEVFGYEPDELPGLHAADLRWNTELDQGKVWVTVQQDVITPRQDGDGAAGARHPAKRRTTSSR
- a CDS encoding DUF2252 domain-containing protein, which encodes MTLVTPQPEHPHEIESVAHLSPDDRVERGRAARRETSRSSHAEWSAPSDRRDPIELLEQQGKTRLPELLPIRYGRMAASAFAFYRGGAYIMSADLAHTPTSGLRAQLCGDAHLSNFGGFASPERELLFDLNDFDETLPGPWEWDVKRLVASIAVAGRDRGFSAKQRRTILEGTVRGYRETMQEVAQLGELAIWYLRVDVSMLQQRLGAEATAQQARRFEKQIAKARRKDSTRAFTKLASTSDGDPKIISDPPLIVPIRELVPPDEAAEIASGMAGLIDAYRKSLPDYRRKLLDRYRFADIGRKVVGVGSVGTRAWVILMIGRDSGDPLFLQAKEARPSVLEPFVGRSEFGNQGKRVVEGQRLMQAASDVFLGWLRATGIDGKRRDFYLRQLWDWKTSADIETMLPSGMAMYGQICGATLARAHARSGDSIAIAAYLGRGDSFDRALCEFAEAYADQNEQDHRLLLEAIESGRLEAVAGI
- a CDS encoding RDD family protein, whose translation is MTATRPEPHRAQDVARRVHRTPPPVATGPQYVGLVTRTIAFVVDAAIINTVAAVTAAAAALVISIFPVSKTVHSVIVAVGGVLFFAWVIGYFATFWSTTGQTPGNRLMQIRVTRADGGALKPRRALLRVIGLLVAALPLFAGYVPILFNERRRGVGDWIADTVVIRATPPAVTSLNGSRAAPTAP